DNA sequence from the Xenopus tropicalis strain Nigerian chromosome 4, UCB_Xtro_10.0, whole genome shotgun sequence genome:
ctgtgacaaatTTCATGTGTGTCTGTTTGCTGGTAATCCTACAGACCCCCCATGCAGGGCTAAAGACTGGCAGCTGTTCATACCAACTGTGTCTAAAAACTCCCAGGGTTTGTGTAGATATTCTTGCTGTTTATATTAGCTGTACCCTTGATTGTGTTTCAAAACTATTTTGCAAAGGGCAACCTACACACAATCGTTACAGAGCTCATCCATGCGGCACCAGTGTCAGCTGCCCAAGaatttgtaaatgggccccctgCGCGGAAGCAGTTGGTGGCACATCTTGTGAAGGAAAAGGCTATCAGGAATGGCTGCTGTGTGtaattgtctgtgtgtgcttCCTTATTTATCTCACTTTACACTAAAATAGCCATCAGTATTTCCCATCCACTTACTGATTCAGCAGTCTatttaaaggggtaatttacctttgaggtaactttttgtatgttataaaatCAACTTTTCAActtgtcttaattttttttatttctcttttcatCTGACTCCAGCTTTtgaaagggggtcactgacctcagcacccaaaaacctattgctctgtgagactacgattttattattgttactttttattacttatttttctattcagcccatcTCCTATCATGTTCCAACttctcattcaaaacactgcctggttgctagggtaatttgaactcTAGCAACCAGCTACCCTCTGAAAAAAAGaacgaagaccagttgcaaactgtctcagaatatcaagccctacatcatattaaaagttaattttaaggtgaaaaaccccttttaaGTCCTTGCTGTTTCTGAAAATGTATTAGATAGCCTGTGGTCTAGAAGGTGCAGTGTACTCATGTAAATAGCTTCAgtgattatttattaatgtgcCTAAATACTTTAAATGCATGTTGGTTCAATATGAAAGCTGCATCTGATAAGTCATATTAGCCTGACTGAAATTGAAGTTCtcttactgacttccttgtctatcACTTTTGCTTTCAGGGCAATCCTTCTGTctctatgatgacctcaaagaggtgcctattgagcatgcctgattgattttaattggagcagagcctgtgagcatgcccagtgggtacctctttgaggtctttatagtcgaagagaaggagtgctcagaagaCACAAGGGGGTGGAGATTCACGCTAGACAAATGTAAGAGAAcagcagttcagctgcttgtaatagtgAAAaagaataaatctgcatgcagggaaagAGATATGtatattctgggggctgtatagagtaATTTTGGTGGATTTTAAAATcgaaggcttacttatcctttagggctctggcacacgggggagattagtcgcccgcgataaaactccctgttcgcgggtgactaatctccccaaattgcctacccctgccatcccaccggcgaacatgtaagtcgccggcgggatggcagacgcggcggggcaatttcgggcaaatcgccgaaaaagactcgcgagtctttttcggcgatttgcgcgaaatcgcgccgccgcgtctgccatcccgccggcgacttacatgttcgccggtgggatggcaggggtaggcaactcggggagattagtcgcccgcgaacagggagttttatcgcgggcgactaatctcccccgtgtgccagagcccttaaagtggaGTAAAAAAAGCCTGTAGATATGATGTTAAAAGGGGGATGCCCAGCTGCAGCTGTATGGGGTAGGGCCCACCACCATAATGCCTCACACAAATAATTTTGTGACAAAAATATCtcctaacatataaataaaacatttctcgTGCATTACACCCATTTCAGTCAGTAAATAATTGACACAACAAACACGTATTAAAGCAGAACTCTTTATGTGTTGCATGTGCAAAAGCACAGCTAGATCACACAATGCAGGCACCACAGGCAGGGAAACACCGTGTCACTTCGCTCCTGTAAAGGCGGAACCGGTATAACTATGTAGTGACATCAGCTCTGCCATATAGGGGCCCTGATTTAAACATACAAGAATCTGCCAAGATGTCAATATCCAGCATTCGCTTTTctgaaggggctgatttatcagagACTCCAAAGCGTGCAGCAGAGTGCATACACTAGTGCTTCTGAATACTCTGTGCAGCTTGGCAAGTGATAAATGGCATCCTTAGTGTCACCAATCAGCCTCCTTCATATTGTGCATCTCTCACAGGAACACATGCAGTATCTCGTGTTCCACACAGACACACTCTCTTATGCGCTCACTCACATCTCTCCCAGGGAGGCTCACCCCCTCTCCCATGCACTTCAGGAAGTGCTTCACCCAGCACTCAGTCTCAGTCACACCGTGCTTGCGTTTTTAGCCTCAGCCTCACTGTCTTCATGCTCTCCTCTTTGGTGGAGTCAGATGGatgtatcagccaggggtgcggGATGCCAGTGCTTCCTGCATCTTCTCCCGGCAACGGGTGTAACGCTGCACAATCTGACGCATGTGCTCTTCTTCCTCACGCTGCAAAATGCGTAAGAAATTCTGCAGCTCCGGCATGCTGAATGCGTCCCACTATAACAAAGCAGGAAGATGTGTGAAAGATgtagaaaaacaaacaatataaaaacCGTACAATGAGAAATGCTGAGGGAATAGAATAACTCACATTGACTTCTCCTGTCTCGTTCTCCTTAAGCACAAAACTCAGAGTTTTATCACATGGCCCTGAGAGAAGACGCAGCTTCAGTGGCTCCTCTTCATCCGTTAACTTTCTCAAGGACACTGTAGGGAGGCATAAGGGTTAGACATTTATTATCCCCTGCAAGACAAGTTAATATTAATTTGTAATTGGCACCCATTGCCTCCTTGTGCCAATGCCAGACTCACTGTTGCTACATTGACGTGAAAAAAGAGTTTCTATGGGGAAGGTAAACCAGAAGGGACATTGGCATGAGGCATGTACAGGCTGTAGGTGCCAATTACATATTCATATTTAATGGTTTTAGTCAACATTGTTACTGATCCCTATGCTCTTTCCTCACCTTGCCCTTCCTGTTCTGTCCGCTCAAACAGAGCAAATTTCCTGGGGTTATCGAGCACAGTGAACTTCCGCAGCAGTGCCTGAATGACCTCACTAGCCGGCGTCCTTGAGCTCAGATGCAGGTGCTTTGAAGTATCTTTGGGAAGGTAGAAGGAGGTCCTGCGTTTGATTGGCTGAGAGCGGCCGCTACCTTTCCGATCCTGTAAACACGAAGGCTTCTTGGAAGCTGGGACAGAAACGGGCCGGACAAGCTTTAGCTGAACTTTAATGAATCCAGTGAATGAGCCATCCTTGTTCTGTGAGAAAAAAAGGTGGGTTAGTGGTCTGCTCTTCATGCCAAGTCAGGCATACTGTCACACACAGTTTTCCTCAGTCACTCATACCCCCATTTGTTATGAAAGGTGCTAATTTGCCCAGGACCAGTAACCCAcgacaaccaataagatgattgcttttaaacagatgaccagtaaatgctacctgctgattaattgatatgggttactgcacctgggtaaacgtattgccttttattacataacccccataaagTCCAGCAGAGattttttatttgtcatttgTACTGAAAGGATTTCTTTCGGCAGTCACAGAGACTCGTGGGCTTCTGGCAGTCATATTTTCATACAGGCAGTAATCAACAGTAAGGGCTTCTCTCCACCATTGTCACACAGAACATTTAGGTTCTTTCTGTCAGAAAAATGTACACCAATACATTGTTAGACAAAAAGTCTTCCTAATAAACCAGCGATAGGATTCTTTTGGTCCCTCATATAGACTGGAAAGGGATTCGGTCAGTCATACTGTCACACAGGCTCCTGCAGGCAAGCTCAATTAGTCTATAGCCACACAGCCATGTCATGGCTTATCTTTGTCAGTTATATGTTAACAAAGACTAATGCGACCTGCTCAGTTATATTATTTGCCAATCCATTCTTCTCCCAGTCACCAGTCTGTCAAGGTATAATCTTCTCTTAGTAGCCATACAATATGTGTCACAAGTGATTCTGTAATGGAAAGGGTTTCCCTTCGTCACACATACGgtcacacagagagaggggcTCAAGGTACATAAATTATAATGGGGTCATAGTGAACAAAGGGAGGCAACATCTTGGAGGGGCTTACGGAGCACTCAAACTACAAAACGTGACTGGTGAAAGCCAATAAATGTGAGGGCCAAGTAATACAATATTCCTGCCCTGAGTGCTTACTGAATTCACACATACCAGCATCACAGACAGGAGAGGATTCTGTCTGTGCATTACTCATAACGTACCAGACTCATGAAGAGATTGCTCTTTATCTGAGAATTATAAGCCTTTATTTTCTGTTCTAGCTCTGCCTTGCTCAGGGCCTGCGGCTGCTTTTCTGGCTTTTCGTCCTGTAAGAAAAAGAAACCACATATTACATAAACCATTTAATGTTGAAAACCTTAAGCTTAAGGATTAGGGAGGGTCAAAAGTcagaaaaactgatttcaatagAGCAGCACCTTCCCCACAACACAAATCTACCTGCAAATGGAGAGGCAGCACAGCCTTGCACTACAGGCAGGCAAATAGCTGTGCTGCAGTGAGCGAAGGAGCCCAACGGAATTTCCATTAAAAAGgtagttaacttgtagtatgttacagaatggtccTTTCTTGgaaacttttcagttagtcttcattttttatttgttaaagtttttgaatgatttgactttctctttttccagctttccaatgggggccACTGATGCCAACagcaattgctctgtgaggctacaattttattgttattgttactttctatgacttgtctttctatttaggctcttccctattcatatttctgtctctcctctaaaccactgcctggctaccaggttaaattggaccccagcaaccagatagctcctgaatttccaaactggagagctgctgaacaaaaagctaaataaatcaaaaactgaaaataataaaaaatgaaaaccaattccaaattgtctcaaaatagcactctctgcatgatactaaaagttaatttaaaggtgaacaacctctttaagccAGCAGTGATATCCTGGGGGCTCATCTGCTACCCTTTACTAGAACAAAAACAGAAGCAACAAACATCTAATAGGGTCAGAAGAAATGCCTTTAGGTCACAAAGAACAAACTGAAAAGGATAATTTACAAAGACAGTTCCAATTGTACcagaacagtaacccatagcaaccagacaatgtattattctaactgcactagACTGACTGGTTGCTGTGGATCAGTGCTCTAGAACAATTCCGAACTGATACCAGTAAATAAAAACTAcaaattgatgaaaaaaaaagtgatagAAGACATTGTGTAATACTGTTTAAAACAGAGCAGAATTGGAAAAATCTTGAAAAATAATCACTTTTGGCACCAAAACGCAGATGTTCATTTCCTGTTTCTCATGTGACTCAGCTTCCTTTCTAGTTAGTAATACGTCTTTTCTTaaggtgccatacacaggcagatttgaaCTGCagattcgagtcctttagaccgatttggcagcatATCTGGGGACCCCCGACAGCCCTTCCCGATCAATATCTGGttaaaaattggccaggtgttgatCGGCAAAGTTTGATTTTTTAGACAGACTGGGGACTgcgttggctcattgatgtgttcCTCGCTCCGACTGCTCCTATCTCTGGCCTAtagccaaacaatctaattagcccaatatcacccaccttaggtgggcatattggggaaagatccccTTGTTTGGCAAGATCTTGTAATCTATGGCCACGTTGAAAGCTCAGAGCAATCAGGGCGCTAGACATCAGGCAGGTTTTGTTACTCTTTACCCAAAAGCCCCTGTGGGGCTGCTGTGAGTTGCCACAGATTGGTGCTTAGTATTGGGCTTgtgtggggctgtttggacctttcTGCCCATGAAATGCCATGGCCCATTTTGTACCTCAGCCCAGAAGTGGCAGTGGCCTATAGGATGAATGTTAAAATACACTCAAAAAGGAGTAAGATCCATCTGCCTCAGTCAGACAAAGGGCCTGCATGTATATTGCAACAATCTTGCTCTCTCTAATATATAAACTAGCCCTAGGCATGCCTAATGAAAACATCTGGCTCCAAGCAGACCCTGTAGAAGCTGTGGGTGCATTACTGGCTCATTAATTCTGCCTTGTAAAACCACATCCAGAGGCAAATAACTATCCTACAAAGGCACTAAAGACAAAATGGAGCTGTGACTTCCTCTTTGCACTTATTCCTGTAATCGGTTTGTCTATGATGTCCTCCTCCTgtctccctcccctccctccctaaaTCTCCCAGTTTAGTCAGCGTTGCATCAGGCTGGTACTGGAAAGGTGGGGAGCGAAGGGGAGGAAAGAGGCTGGAGAAGGGCTCATCCGGTACTTTATGAGAAGCCTGCTCCTACCCAGACCTGCAGGGTTTGGGATAAGGTGGGGAGTGTTCTTGTTCCAAGTCCTGGGAACAGCAAGTCCCGGAAGGCCGAGAGGAAGGAAATGCGGCACACACCCTGTGCATGAAGGATCTCTGTGTGCAACTTGCACACTGCTTTTGTGTTTCACTGCCCCCTGCTACATACAGGTTATTTCCAATGCACCCTCAGAAGGCGCGCTACTTTCCAAATGACAATATTATTACGTaataaagggaaagcaaagaTAGGGATTTCCAGAGTAGATTTTCCTCCAGCTGCTGAACTATTGTGACAATGAACAGAAATGGCAGGATTATCACTACTCTGTGCAGCAGAGTTCTATTGAGGgtttataaaatacatacaaatgccAGTGTGCATGTTCTACTGCTATACACCTTCACTTTGTTTTCTCTTTATTATTGCATTAAGAGAAATGGCTCACAGGTTGCCTTGTATACATGTGAATATGTAGAATCACCAGGGCCCGGTCTGTGCTTGACATTAGAAGACAGTAAATAGGGTTACTTTACAGAACACAGGGTATTATGGTCATCTAAAAAAGAAGGTGGCCATGAGTAATTGTTTCTCAGTGGATAAATATTTCCTGTGATTAGTCATGTATTGTTACTAATTGAACTTCTGCTCATAGCGAAACCTACCGATGTGCACATTCCGCCCGCAGCTTCCTCTAGAGATGGCCATTAGCCTACAGCTTGTTCTGCATTCCCCCACAGCTGCACTGCCACATGGTCCTTTGTCATTCCAGTACTGATTAATGGCCTCACCCCCTGCCCCTTGTTAGTAATATAGTCCTTATTTTATAATGACATCTCTGCTATTATCCCACTTATATTGTTATAGTACTTGTAAGTAGTCCAAACACCCATTTCAGTACTTTTGTCTCACCCTTGTCCATATAGTTCCACCACTCACCCATCTTAAAAGTTCTATCACCCATTGCTTTTAAGTTCCTCCTCTGTCTACCATCCCTAAAGTTCCAGCAATAACTCCTATCCCTAAAGTtgcttcattcactcccatcCCTAAAATCACAGCAGTAAAACCCAGCTTTTTAGTTCCTTCACTGACTCCCATCCCTAAGGTTCCTCCATTGACTCTTTATTCTCACCCCTAAAGTTCCAGCACTAACACCTAACTCTTCAGTCCTAGCACTAACACCCAACTCTTCAGTTCCAGCACTAACACCCAACTCTTCAGTTCCAGCACTAACACCCAACTCTTCAGTTCCAGCACTAACACCCAACTCTTCAGTCCTAGCACTAACACCCAACTCTTCAGTCCTAGCACTAACACTAACACCCAACTCTTCAGTTCCAGCACCAACACCCAACTCTTCAGTCCTAGCACTAACACTAACACCCAACTCTTCAGTTCCAGCACCAACACCCAACTCTTCAGTCCTAGCACTAACACTAACACCCAACTCTTCAGTTCCAGCACTAACACCCAACTCTTCAGTCCTAGCACTAACACTAACACCCAACTCTTCAGTTCCAGCACCAACACCCAACTCTTCAGTTCCAGCACTAACACCCAACTCTTCAGGCCCAGCGCTGACTCCCATCCCTTTAGTCCCAGCGCTGACTCCCATGCCTGCAGTTCTGTCAGTGTCACCCAGTTACCCAGTGCCTGATCGCACCCAGACATTGCCATATAAGGCCCCCCCCATTAGTGTGAGTGGAAGCGCCTCACCAGCGGGGGCCGAGCAGGAGTTCTCCGTGGGAAGAGCGATGTTCGCGCAGTGTAGAAGAGCTCCAGCTCCGGGTCGGACTCCTCCTGGCTGCAGTAGCCGCTGCTGGAGGTGCTGTCCCATGTCATTTCGAAAGCTGGGGTGCCCTTATCTCCCTTGCCCATAGTAGCGGCTTTAGCAGATCCCGTACAGCAGCTGAGTAACCgcgcctgtctctctctctcccagcctATAACTTGCCCTTTCTCCAGGCGCTCCTGTCACTGTGAGTCTCCCTTTACGATGCTCCAGTTGAATGTACACAAATCGGAATGGCTCCCTGTGATTGGAGCAGAGAATGCCCTGAGCGATAATGCGGGGGGATGGGGCAGGCTATGACTTCATTTTGCCCGCTCACACCCACTTCCTGCCACAGAGGTTTCATCACTGGCCCGGGGTGTGGGAGGAGCTGAGGCAGGGTGGGAGTGTGGGAGGAGCCGAGGCAGGGTGGGGGCTGTGCGCTCCTGAAATAGAACAGGCGCTGTCTCTCTACTGCCGCTGCTGCCAACCATGTGCGGCCGGGAGTGGTGCCCTGCTGGCAGTGCTGCATCATAGGGGCATGGAAAGTTATCCGAACTGTGACTAATGCTGCGCTATATGGGTCTAAGCAATGCCTTGTATGTCCCTGGGGAGAAGCTGTCCCTTGTGGCACCCCGTCTGCCTAACCCTGCCTGTATGGCAATGGCCTGGCActtacacacacagagagacTTGGGCGGGTGTAGCACGTCCCTCCGGCCATGGGAGAGAAACGCCCTTCAGTACCCGCCAGTGACATGAAGGGCAACTGTGACCGCCCATGAAGGTGGCTTTCTGCCCCAAAATCTGATATCTGCCCGTATGTGCTGTGATAATTGCAGCAAGACATGTGGAGATGGGAGTTTCTCCGCCAGTTTAAATATGGCTTCAGAAACTGAGTCAGGTTCTATGAGCTTAtttgtgggttcaggcaaatgccagaggggctgctgtaaggtgccatagacagtctctatttattgtgctgggggggatgtttgggcctctgtgtacttgagctGCCTGGGCCTATTGACTCCCAGTCTGGGCCTTCATACATGCCAGCATTTTATTGGGCGACTCCCATGGTGCTGGACATTGTACTGCTTTTCCAGTGCTAGGTAGGGGTGTAGATATGGAGGAGACTGACCCTTCTACTGCTGGGGAGGGGCACAGAAGGTACCCACAACATGGCTTAGTT
Encoded proteins:
- the rassf1 gene encoding ras association domain-containing protein 1 isoform X2, whose amino-acid sequence is MGKGDKGTPAFEMTWDSTSSSGYCSQEESDPELELFYTARTSLFPRRTPARPPLDEKPEKQPQALSKAELEQKIKAYNSQIKSNLFMSLNKDGSFTGFIKVQLKLVRPVSVPASKKPSCLQDRKGSGRSQPIKRRTSFYLPKDTSKHLHLSSRTPASEVIQALLRKFTVLDNPRKFALFERTEQEGQVSLRKLTDEEEPLKLRLLSGPCDKTLSFVLKENETGEVNWDAFSMPELQNFLRILQREEEEHMRQIVQRYTRCREKMQEALASRTPG
- the rassf1 gene encoding ras association domain-containing protein 1 isoform X3 translates to MCTSDEKPEKQPQALSKAELEQKIKAYNSQIKSNLFMSLNKDGSFTGFIKVQLKLVRPVSVPASKKPSCLQDRKGSGRSQPIKRRTSFYLPKDTSKHLHLSSRTPASEVIQALLRKFTVLDNPRKFALFERTEQEGQVSLRKLTDEEEPLKLRLLSGPCDKTLSFVLKENETGEVNWDAFSMPELQNFLRILQREEEEHMRQIVQRYTRCREKMQEALASRTPG
- the rassf1 gene encoding ras association domain-containing protein 1 isoform X1 produces the protein MWENGASYEIIELKDLKPRDGIDLTQSSRGGHRLERTNAVRIPPSRTPPILQRSLRRRILGGQGDILPPGKAGEGHYFQPTSNTQHTWCDLCGDFIWGIYRKSLRCVYCSFTCHYRCRALIRLDCSRGTDLESESDPSEETSWEKESNVDEKPEKQPQALSKAELEQKIKAYNSQIKSNLFMSLNKDGSFTGFIKVQLKLVRPVSVPASKKPSCLQDRKGSGRSQPIKRRTSFYLPKDTSKHLHLSSRTPASEVIQALLRKFTVLDNPRKFALFERTEQEGQVSLRKLTDEEEPLKLRLLSGPCDKTLSFVLKENETGEVNWDAFSMPELQNFLRILQREEEEHMRQIVQRYTRCREKMQEALASRTPG